A single window of Cololabis saira isolate AMF1-May2022 chromosome 24, fColSai1.1, whole genome shotgun sequence DNA harbors:
- the LOC133425136 gene encoding programmed cell death 1 ligand 1-like has translation MNRIISFMLYGLFFCSSVFSNDDTQVSCQVSKTCILPCSFTAHDDVVIHWIQETPPESRVLETPPESRVLETPPESRVLETPPESRVLETPPESRVQETPPESRVHSYYRKQDRLREQHQRFRGRTFLFEDQISRGNASLLLRGVKVQDQGRYLCNVSTITGDKENFIHLNVNAPVQHINIEQVQNKITCSSEGIYPEPGLIWTTNPPSSMNLQNPPTVQQTEQQLYSISSSLILSDGDTDLDYICTVSTPANSRRSTLLQPAVISGSNTETFISCSVSNYPIKYLTWTFNHKEIILTQGADECRD, from the exons ATGAACAGAATCATCAGTTTTATGCTTTATGGTCTGTTTTTTTGCTCCTCGGTTTTCTCTAATGATG ATACACAGGTCTCCTGTCAGGTCAGCAAGACTTGTATCTTACCCTGCAGTTTCACAGCTCATGATGACGTTGTTATCCACTGGATTCAAGAGACTCCACCAGAGTCCCGGGTTCTAGAGACTCCACCAGAGTCCCGGGTTCTAGAGACTCCACCAGAGTCCCGGGTTCTAGAGACTCCACCAGAGTCCCGGGTTCTAGAGACTCCACCAGAGTCCCGGGTTCAAGAGACTCCACCAGAGTCCCGGGTTCACTCCTACTATCGCAAACAAGACCGACTGAGAGAGCAGCACCAGAGGTTCAGAGGAAGAACATTTCTGTTTGAGGACCAGATTTCCAGAGGAAACGCTTCCCTGCTGCTGAGAGGAGTGAAGGTTCAGGACCAGGGCAGATATCTGTGTAACGTCAGCACCATCACTGGAGATAAGGAGAACTTCATCCACCTGAATGTGAACG CTCCAGTCCAGCACATCAACATAGAACAGGTACAAAATAAAATCACCTGCAGCTCAGAGGGGATCTATCCTGAACCTGGACTCATCTGGACCACCAATCCTCCATCCAGCATGAACCTGCAGAACCCACCAACAGTCCAGCAGACTGAACAGCAGCTTTACAGCATCAGCAGCTCTCTGATACTTTCAGACGGAGATACTGACCTGGACTACATCTGCACCGTCAGCACTCCAGCAAACAGCAGGAGATCCACTTTGCTTCAACCAG CTGTTATAAGTGGATCAAACACTGAAACATTCATCTCCTGCTCAGTCTCCAATTATCCAATAAAGTATCTCACCTGGACATTTAACCACAAAGAGATCATCCTGACACAGGGGGCAGATGAATGCCGCGAC